From one Chrysiogenia bacterium genomic stretch:
- a CDS encoding alpha/beta hydrolase, giving the protein MRLIPSFTGSNTPAPRLPKKFVQTSYGRIAYLERGKAGTPPILFVHGIPTSSYLWRSVIDALSDRFHCYAPDLMGLGDTEVDVPNTPFNMGSQAENLAEFMSALGHEKFALVCHDQGGAAAQVLVARHPERITAFCITNCVCYDNWPVPLIAATQKMAKVPFLSDAVSRSGIGLKLQTHPKLSQFRRGVYKGENLTDESIVEYLRPTLTKDGSARFRAFLLAGDSKYSQDAVAGLRKFNKPTHVIWATDDRFLSVGWGERLMNDIPGAKSMEIVPFCGHFWQEERPTEFAEKMGTFFEKVLLKPAAKPTPASKKNAAGKKRPAAKKKQAKATRKRARARA; this is encoded by the coding sequence ATGCGACTGATTCCCTCGTTCACCGGCAGCAATACACCGGCGCCAAGACTTCCAAAGAAGTTTGTACAAACCAGCTATGGTCGTATTGCCTATCTCGAGCGCGGGAAGGCGGGCACTCCCCCAATCCTTTTCGTCCATGGCATTCCCACTTCCAGCTATCTGTGGCGATCGGTAATCGACGCCCTCTCCGATCGCTTTCACTGCTATGCACCCGATCTCATGGGGCTTGGTGACACCGAGGTCGATGTCCCGAACACGCCCTTCAACATGGGTTCCCAAGCCGAGAACCTGGCTGAGTTCATGAGTGCCCTCGGACACGAGAAATTCGCTCTGGTCTGCCATGACCAGGGCGGCGCCGCCGCACAGGTACTGGTTGCGCGGCACCCCGAGCGAATTACGGCCTTCTGCATCACAAACTGCGTCTGTTACGACAATTGGCCGGTCCCCCTCATCGCAGCCACCCAGAAGATGGCCAAAGTTCCCTTTCTCTCGGACGCGGTTAGCCGCTCCGGTATCGGCCTGAAACTCCAAACGCATCCCAAGCTCTCACAGTTCAGGCGCGGCGTTTACAAGGGCGAGAACCTCACCGACGAGTCAATCGTTGAATATCTGCGTCCGACGCTGACGAAGGACGGATCAGCCCGGTTTCGCGCGTTCCTCCTCGCAGGCGACTCCAAGTACAGCCAGGACGCAGTCGCGGGGCTGCGAAAGTTTAACAAACCCACACACGTCATCTGGGCAACAGATGATCGCTTTCTCTCAGTCGGCTGGGGGGAGCGTCTGATGAACGACATTCCGGGCGCCAAGAGCATGGAGATCGTGCCCTTCTGCGGTCATTTCTGGCAGGAAGAGCGGCCCACCGAGTTTGCGGAAAAAATGGGAACCTTCTTTGAAAAGGTGCTGCTGAAACCTGCCGCGAAGCCTACACCGGCGAGCAAGAAGAACGCGGCGGGGAAAAAACGCCCCGCCGCAAAAAAGAAGCAAGCCAAGGCAACCAGAAAGCGCGCCCGCGCGAGAGCGTAG
- a CDS encoding thiolase family protein: MRDVYIIGVGMLRFGKFPNRSIKDLSAQALNAALNDAELAAEDIEALWFANSGWGMNGGQDSIRGQVALRPIGVESIPIINVENACAGGSTALNGAWLGVASGAFEVGVALGAEKVFQPDKLKMFAGFLGALDVENLPELLKQAEEISKTAAPIPERPRSNGKHKSPAERLKGIGEKLEELPTLIRDVIVIADRYNLDLSGMVKENLGKRLKNGKGGNGASGGGLQHSPFMDVYSVAARRHMQKYGSTQQQLALIAAKNHHHSSLNPLAQIQKDMTPEQVLADRLISYPLTRPMCAPVGDGAAAAVVCSGAFLRKHGKKRAVKILASVIASGRTRSEDEADIGERASKIAYNKAGIGANDVSLAEVHDATAYGELHQSEALGFCEHGMGGVLAESGATRIGGRIPLNTSGGLESRGHPIGASGLAQICEVVTQLRGEAGARQVEGARIGLTQNGGGALGVEEAAMGIHLLEAPSA, from the coding sequence ATGCGAGACGTCTACATCATCGGGGTCGGCATGCTCCGGTTCGGCAAATTCCCCAATCGCTCGATCAAAGATCTGTCGGCCCAGGCCCTCAATGCCGCGCTCAACGACGCGGAACTCGCGGCTGAAGACATCGAGGCCCTCTGGTTTGCCAACAGCGGCTGGGGCATGAACGGCGGCCAGGACTCCATCCGCGGCCAGGTTGCCCTGCGTCCCATCGGTGTTGAGTCGATTCCCATCATCAATGTCGAAAACGCCTGTGCCGGAGGATCAACCGCGCTCAATGGCGCCTGGCTCGGCGTGGCAAGCGGTGCCTTCGAGGTCGGCGTGGCCCTTGGCGCGGAAAAGGTCTTCCAGCCCGACAAGCTCAAGATGTTTGCGGGATTCCTAGGCGCCCTCGACGTGGAGAATCTTCCGGAGCTTCTCAAGCAGGCCGAAGAAATTTCAAAGACTGCTGCACCGATTCCCGAGCGGCCGCGCTCCAACGGAAAGCACAAAAGCCCCGCGGAGCGCCTCAAAGGAATCGGCGAGAAACTCGAAGAACTCCCGACCCTTATCCGCGACGTCATTGTGATCGCCGATCGCTACAACCTCGACCTGAGCGGAATGGTCAAGGAAAACCTGGGCAAGCGCCTAAAGAACGGCAAAGGCGGAAACGGCGCAAGCGGTGGTGGACTTCAGCACAGCCCCTTCATGGACGTCTACTCCGTTGCAGCACGCCGGCACATGCAGAAATACGGCAGCACCCAGCAGCAGCTCGCGCTCATCGCCGCCAAGAATCATCACCACAGTTCTCTGAATCCCCTGGCGCAGATCCAGAAAGACATGACGCCCGAGCAGGTGCTCGCCGATAGACTTATCTCCTACCCCCTCACTCGCCCCATGTGCGCCCCTGTTGGCGATGGTGCGGCGGCGGCGGTTGTCTGCTCGGGCGCTTTTTTGCGAAAGCACGGCAAGAAACGCGCAGTGAAAATCCTGGCCTCCGTGATTGCTTCGGGACGCACCCGCAGCGAAGACGAAGCCGATATCGGCGAGCGTGCCAGCAAAATCGCCTACAACAAAGCGGGCATCGGCGCCAACGACGTTTCTCTGGCGGAAGTCCACGACGCAACTGCCTACGGAGAACTTCATCAGAGCGAGGCCCTTGGTTTCTGCGAACACGGCATGGGCGGCGTTCTTGCGGAGTCAGGCGCCACGCGCATCGGCGGGCGCATTCCGCTGAATACCAGTGGCGGGCTTGAGTCCCGTGGGCACCCCATCGGCGCTTCGGGCCTCGCACAGATCTGCGAAGTGGTGACCCAGCTCCGCGGCGAAGCCGGCGCACGTCAGGTCGAGGGCGCGCGAATCGGGCTCACCCAGAACGGCGGCGGCGCCCTCGGCGTTGAAGAGGCGGCAATGGGAATTCACCTCCTCGAAGCCCCGAGCGCATAG
- a CDS encoding AMP-binding protein, with translation MTQANTREQLRQIEGKLFAGRLVSRAIFRTLRDEIRSGTLLETIQESRKHKTLAFPYEPTYAELLETRARENPSRPFLRFENQRIDLLDFNRSANAVAKGLRSLGAQPGDVCAIMSGNCPEFLYSFFATQKLGMGAVPVNTGLMGDGLTYLLDHSQARFLIVHRANLEQIFSVRKKLKHVKEIIVITEGASDTPLPRALPRVEDFLHTYSNAPDPRVGINPESVSLLLYTSGTTGHPKGVVYKYRDSNTRKMRLLGNLLYDKGEVLYTCLPLFHANALLLSTMQSLNMGHELALGRKFSASRFWEEVSNLGGTTFNTLGAMIPILLKQPPGPYDRKHSVRVVVSAACPANAWREYEDRFGVRLIEAYAAVDGGGFLTLNMGNAPVGSIGKPLGGGRYRLVAENGAEAGPNEPGELQVWKGKSRDSQVEYYRNEEATKKKTSDGWLRTGDLLTRDEKGYLYFVGRNTDSMRRRGENVSAYEVETVINKHPDVLESAVFGIPSELGEDDIMAMIVPIEGRKVDPAAVHKFLQGKLAKYAIPRFIEVTDELPKTGTHRVQKNDLRARGPSAATWDADKAAPKRKTGAA, from the coding sequence ATGACCCAGGCAAATACCCGCGAACAACTAAGGCAGATCGAGGGCAAGCTCTTTGCCGGCCGCCTTGTCTCGAGGGCGATCTTCAGAACTCTTCGAGACGAGATCCGGTCGGGCACGCTGCTGGAAACAATTCAGGAGAGCCGAAAACACAAGACCCTGGCATTCCCGTATGAGCCGACCTACGCCGAGCTGCTCGAAACCCGGGCACGTGAAAACCCCTCGCGCCCCTTCCTTCGTTTCGAGAATCAACGGATCGATCTCCTGGACTTCAATCGATCCGCCAACGCCGTTGCCAAAGGCCTTCGGTCCCTTGGCGCTCAACCGGGCGACGTGTGCGCCATCATGAGCGGCAACTGCCCGGAGTTTCTCTACAGCTTCTTTGCCACGCAGAAGCTTGGGATGGGTGCCGTGCCGGTCAACACGGGTCTCATGGGCGACGGGCTGACCTATCTGCTCGATCACTCCCAGGCGCGTTTCCTGATTGTCCACCGCGCCAACCTTGAACAGATCTTCTCGGTTCGAAAGAAGCTGAAACACGTCAAAGAGATCATCGTCATCACCGAAGGTGCAAGTGATACGCCGCTTCCCCGCGCGCTCCCGCGCGTCGAGGATTTCCTCCACACCTATTCCAACGCGCCCGATCCGCGGGTCGGCATCAACCCGGAGTCCGTCTCGCTGCTGCTCTACACCTCGGGCACGACGGGACACCCCAAGGGCGTCGTCTACAAGTATCGCGATTCGAACACCAGGAAGATGCGTCTGCTGGGAAATCTGCTCTACGACAAGGGCGAGGTCCTCTACACCTGCCTGCCGCTCTTCCATGCCAACGCGCTGCTTCTCTCAACCATGCAGTCCCTCAACATGGGACACGAGCTGGCATTGGGAAGAAAATTCAGCGCCTCCCGGTTCTGGGAGGAAGTTTCCAATCTCGGCGGCACGACGTTCAATACGCTTGGCGCCATGATTCCGATTCTCCTCAAGCAGCCGCCGGGCCCTTACGACCGCAAGCACAGCGTGCGCGTGGTCGTCAGCGCCGCCTGCCCCGCCAACGCCTGGCGTGAGTATGAAGACCGCTTCGGTGTCCGCCTGATTGAGGCCTACGCCGCCGTCGATGGTGGCGGTTTTCTGACCCTGAACATGGGCAATGCGCCGGTTGGATCGATTGGAAAGCCCCTGGGTGGAGGCCGCTACCGCCTCGTTGCCGAAAATGGCGCCGAAGCAGGCCCCAACGAACCCGGCGAGCTCCAGGTCTGGAAGGGTAAGAGCCGCGATTCCCAGGTCGAGTACTACCGCAACGAGGAAGCCACCAAGAAAAAGACCTCCGACGGATGGCTTCGCACCGGCGACCTGCTGACGCGCGATGAGAAGGGCTACCTCTACTTCGTCGGGCGCAACACCGATTCCATGCGCCGCCGGGGAGAGAACGTCTCGGCCTATGAAGTCGAGACCGTGATCAACAAGCACCCGGACGTCCTTGAGTCCGCAGTCTTTGGCATCCCCTCCGAACTCGGTGAAGACGACATCATGGCCATGATCGTCCCCATCGAGGGGCGGAAGGTCGATCCCGCGGCTGTGCACAAGTTCCTTCAGGGCAAGCTTGCGAAATATGCCATTCCCCGATTTATCGAAGTAACCGATGAACTCCCCAAGACCGGGACGCACAGGGTCCAGAAGAATGATCTGAGGGCGCGAGGTCCCTCAGCCGCCACATGGGACGCCGACAAGGCGGCTCCCAAGCGAAAGACGGGTGCTGCCTGA
- a CDS encoding NAD-dependent epimerase/dehydratase family protein, translating into MRIAFTGITGYLGQLLFERIEREGVADEIIGIDVAPSTLPPSRLKYVCRDVRDPAIEADLRGCDTVVHLAFIVETLHDRALMYDVNVNGSRNVLAACERLGTPNVIIASSIAAYGIQHDTLVTENTPCLGDSRSYYAHTKRLMEDAVDLFESRNPRSRVARLRPEIFVGPRCNTWAVDAMGMAGRFDTRSGLSCPIIHEDDVVDAFFKAVMQPVRGAFLIAHRNPLSLESIARLSGLPHRRLPESLALAASELMFKLRLTRMNRDWLILMLRNSFRYDPSWTEQTLGWKPQHSAEAAFTAVLKNHQQLSLRDRLAQGRVDRIEGTRFSLQPG; encoded by the coding sequence ATGCGAATCGCGTTTACCGGCATCACCGGCTATCTGGGGCAACTGCTCTTCGAGCGCATCGAGCGCGAAGGCGTTGCCGACGAGATTATCGGGATCGACGTCGCCCCCTCAACCCTGCCGCCATCACGCCTGAAGTATGTGTGCCGGGACGTGCGGGACCCGGCGATTGAGGCTGATCTGCGCGGCTGCGATACCGTCGTTCATCTGGCCTTCATTGTCGAAACGCTTCACGACCGCGCGCTCATGTACGACGTCAATGTCAACGGCTCCCGCAATGTGCTCGCTGCATGCGAGCGCCTTGGCACGCCCAATGTGATCATTGCCAGCTCGATCGCCGCCTACGGCATTCAGCACGACACCCTCGTCACTGAAAACACCCCGTGTCTTGGCGATTCCCGCAGCTACTACGCACACACCAAGCGGCTGATGGAAGACGCGGTCGATTTGTTCGAATCACGCAATCCCCGATCCCGCGTGGCCAGGCTGCGGCCGGAAATCTTTGTCGGACCGCGGTGCAATACCTGGGCGGTCGACGCGATGGGGATGGCCGGCCGATTTGACACCAGGAGCGGCCTTTCGTGCCCCATCATTCATGAAGATGACGTGGTCGATGCCTTCTTCAAGGCCGTCATGCAACCGGTGCGCGGAGCCTTCCTCATTGCACATCGGAACCCATTGAGCCTTGAGTCCATTGCAAGGCTCTCCGGCCTGCCCCACAGGCGCCTTCCCGAATCGCTTGCACTGGCAGCCTCGGAGTTGATGTTCAAACTCCGGTTGACACGAATGAACCGGGACTGGCTCATCCTGATGCTCCGAAACTCATTTCGTTACGACCCGAGCTGGACAGAACAGACGCTCGGATGGAAGCCACAGCACAGTGCCGAAGCGGCATTCACTGCCGTCCTCAAGAATCACCAGCAGCTTTCCCTTCGCGACCGGCTGGCCCAGGGGCGCGTTGATCGAATTGAAGGGACACGCTTCTCCCTGCAGCCAGGCTGA
- a CDS encoding acyl-CoA/acyl-ACP dehydrogenase produces the protein MTYDADAWSSAEEPSFTELYPTFAYLKQFKREEVEQMETLFHRARRFRKQHIDPNTLKVDRKVMGDSTYVANDVLEAACKAGIFGMMIPKMLGGEGFPFGASMVAMEEIAVGCLGLGNLLGVHGLALCTVAATGDLAKMSHIAGMLARSERKGRLRLLSTAITEPTAGTDVEDVEFLKTARLMCEAKPVQGGYKLNGRKVFISNGSVAHTHVVIMSTDKTRAAETQWAFLVETGTPGFSIGRVEKKMGQKACPAAELVFEDCFIPESARIGTRPVAGRSVDLVLGATRGAVGLWGAAAARSAFQRALVYAKSHKLRGKWLIDHQWVQFKLTDMHRNAQMARAMFMDASLSNEMFGLSSLMGGMQRAQQIQNMIPKAVYDRINLPKLLDRPAVRERGRGAIDGISAYNANLSCAFGAAAKFSGTDLGMANAHLALDIMGADGLRHDRGGEKVFRDAKLLQIYEGTNQLNRLEVFKRAIARNAA, from the coding sequence ATGACCTACGACGCAGATGCATGGTCGAGTGCGGAAGAGCCAAGCTTTACCGAGCTCTACCCGACTTTTGCATACCTCAAACAATTCAAACGCGAGGAAGTCGAGCAGATGGAGACTCTTTTCCATCGCGCGCGGCGCTTCCGCAAGCAGCACATCGACCCGAATACCCTCAAGGTCGATCGCAAAGTCATGGGCGACTCAACCTATGTCGCCAACGACGTGCTCGAAGCCGCCTGCAAGGCCGGCATTTTCGGGATGATGATTCCCAAGATGCTCGGCGGAGAAGGCTTCCCCTTCGGGGCTTCCATGGTCGCGATGGAAGAAATCGCGGTGGGGTGCCTCGGCTTGGGCAATCTCCTTGGGGTACACGGGCTGGCCCTGTGCACCGTGGCAGCGACAGGCGATCTCGCAAAAATGTCCCACATCGCCGGGATGCTGGCGCGCAGCGAACGCAAGGGTCGCCTCAGGCTTCTCTCGACCGCGATTACAGAGCCGACCGCCGGCACCGACGTCGAAGACGTCGAATTCCTCAAGACCGCGCGCCTGATGTGCGAGGCCAAACCCGTTCAGGGTGGATACAAGCTCAACGGCCGGAAGGTCTTCATCAGCAATGGGAGCGTTGCCCACACCCACGTGGTCATCATGTCCACCGACAAGACCCGGGCGGCAGAGACGCAGTGGGCATTTCTCGTCGAAACCGGAACGCCGGGCTTCTCCATCGGCCGCGTCGAAAAGAAAATGGGCCAAAAGGCCTGCCCCGCCGCAGAGCTGGTCTTTGAGGACTGCTTCATCCCCGAGAGCGCCCGGATCGGCACCAGGCCCGTCGCGGGCAGAAGCGTCGACCTGGTCCTTGGCGCGACCCGAGGTGCCGTAGGCCTCTGGGGAGCTGCTGCTGCCCGCTCGGCGTTTCAGCGTGCTCTCGTCTACGCAAAAAGCCACAAACTTCGCGGCAAATGGCTGATTGATCACCAGTGGGTCCAGTTCAAGCTCACGGACATGCACCGAAATGCCCAGATGGCGCGCGCCATGTTCATGGACGCCAGCCTGAGCAACGAGATGTTCGGGCTCTCCTCCCTGATGGGCGGAATGCAACGTGCCCAGCAGATCCAGAACATGATTCCAAAGGCTGTCTACGACCGGATCAATCTGCCCAAGCTGCTCGACCGGCCCGCAGTACGCGAGCGGGGTCGCGGCGCGATCGACGGGATTTCTGCCTACAACGCGAATCTCTCCTGCGCGTTCGGTGCAGCGGCCAAATTCTCCGGCACCGATCTGGGCATGGCCAACGCCCACCTGGCGCTCGACATCATGGGCGCAGATGGTCTGCGTCATGATCGCGGCGGCGAAAAAGTTTTCCGGGACGCCAAGCTCCTTCAGATTTATGAGGGAACCAATCAGCTCAACCGACTCGAAGTCTTCAAGCGCGCCATCGCGCGTAACGCTGCCTAG
- a CDS encoding acyl-CoA dehydrogenase family protein, which produces MRTVSSEEQRLIQESVAKLADKEYVPHAEALNHYPDCELPSRFVAGLAELGLFDLLLPADSGGGDGDLQTLSTALETLSEKLAAPAGILFAHSFAQQLAISGGDKRSAERLAGNGTPTLLAYPIYDEPGDCASSVICRKEGKNLLLEGTCEFVVNAPIANLLVIPVYQESKEHGCSIALIEPDRQGVEVGESLLTLGLRGCPTADVILRGVKVNASELIPGACELTREMARRFRGPASAICAGITGSSLRTASGYAQERYQAGCNIIEHQQVRSMLADMLADYQSACNAADKLSSGETISESAAATLFVRAKEGAARASTDGVQLLGGYGYMEDYGQERRMRDAKQAQCLLGRTDPLRQDAVADWLTHEEAL; this is translated from the coding sequence ATGCGCACGGTATCCAGTGAAGAACAGCGCCTGATCCAGGAAAGCGTCGCCAAGTTGGCGGACAAGGAATATGTCCCCCATGCAGAGGCGCTCAATCACTATCCCGACTGCGAGCTACCCTCTCGTTTTGTAGCGGGTCTCGCAGAACTGGGGCTATTCGATCTCCTTCTGCCGGCAGATTCCGGCGGCGGCGATGGAGACTTGCAGACTCTCAGCACGGCGCTCGAGACGCTTTCCGAGAAGCTCGCCGCGCCGGCCGGCATTTTGTTCGCTCACTCGTTTGCCCAGCAGCTTGCGATCAGCGGCGGCGACAAACGCAGCGCCGAGCGGCTTGCGGGAAACGGCACGCCGACATTGCTTGCCTACCCAATCTATGACGAGCCGGGCGACTGCGCTTCAAGCGTGATTTGCCGCAAAGAGGGAAAGAACCTGCTCCTCGAAGGGACTTGCGAGTTCGTTGTCAACGCGCCCATTGCGAATCTGCTGGTGATTCCGGTTTATCAGGAGAGTAAAGAGCACGGTTGCTCCATTGCGCTCATCGAACCCGATCGCCAAGGGGTCGAGGTCGGGGAATCATTGCTGACACTGGGCCTGCGCGGCTGTCCGACAGCCGATGTCATTCTCCGCGGCGTCAAGGTGAACGCCAGCGAACTGATCCCCGGTGCCTGTGAGCTCACCCGCGAAATGGCCAGGCGCTTCCGGGGTCCGGCCTCCGCCATTTGCGCCGGCATCACCGGATCATCCCTTCGAACAGCTTCTGGATATGCCCAGGAACGCTACCAGGCTGGCTGCAACATCATTGAGCACCAGCAGGTACGCAGCATGCTGGCCGACATGCTGGCCGACTACCAGAGCGCCTGCAATGCAGCAGACAAGCTCTCCTCTGGAGAGACAATCTCCGAATCGGCTGCAGCAACTCTCTTTGTTCGCGCAAAGGAAGGTGCCGCGCGCGCGAGCACCGATGGTGTCCAGCTCCTCGGCGGATACGGCTACATGGAGGACTACGGACAGGAACGACGTATGCGTGACGCCAAGCAGGCGCAATGCCTGCTTGGGCGCACTGATCCGCTACGTCAGGACGCCGTGGCAGACTGGCTGACCCACGAAGAGGCGCTGTAA
- a CDS encoding nitroreductase family protein produces MNIPERYLTDAHFPPTRFAKFVVDPEKCNACTRCVQTCPGQILEMRGEIPVDKYAADGGELGCIGCSNCYSVCPEEAIEIRGRYQVESGFYQTLHKGRSFPNPFGADEAPPFEQIEEDLTEVERVIYKRRSNRLFMKNKKVPEELIERVLEAGRFAPSGGNCQPWSFIVITDRDLLTRITTDCKKGLKFLPQIYMGSNGNMRAARKGAVNLLARLAPNFFDQRVIAGSNTVVETEGYDVFLHAPAAIFVLGDSRGIGEPELDCGLAAHNMILTAHSLGLGTCYVGFTKTLDMLPGWRKRLGIEWPYKIVTSIALGYPKTRTDKAVSRELPPVTWFPADRSGPIKKR; encoded by the coding sequence ATGAATATCCCTGAACGCTACCTGACCGACGCACATTTCCCCCCGACGCGCTTTGCCAAGTTCGTGGTCGACCCCGAGAAGTGCAATGCCTGCACGCGGTGCGTGCAGACCTGCCCGGGACAGATTCTGGAGATGCGCGGGGAAATCCCTGTCGACAAATACGCTGCGGACGGCGGTGAGCTTGGCTGCATCGGTTGCAGCAACTGCTACTCCGTCTGTCCTGAAGAGGCCATCGAGATCCGGGGTCGTTACCAGGTCGAGAGTGGATTCTATCAGACGCTGCACAAGGGCCGCTCGTTTCCCAATCCGTTTGGCGCCGACGAGGCGCCTCCCTTCGAGCAAATTGAAGAAGATCTCACCGAAGTCGAGCGCGTAATCTACAAGCGTCGCTCCAATCGCCTGTTCATGAAGAACAAGAAGGTCCCCGAAGAGCTCATTGAGCGGGTGCTGGAGGCTGGTCGCTTTGCGCCCTCAGGCGGGAACTGCCAGCCCTGGTCCTTCATTGTGATCACCGACCGTGACCTGCTCACCCGGATCACAACCGACTGCAAAAAAGGGCTGAAATTCCTCCCACAGATTTACATGGGATCAAACGGGAACATGCGCGCGGCCCGCAAGGGAGCAGTCAACCTTCTGGCGCGTCTAGCACCCAATTTCTTCGACCAGCGCGTCATTGCCGGCTCCAACACCGTCGTGGAAACCGAGGGCTACGATGTCTTTCTTCATGCCCCGGCGGCGATCTTCGTCCTCGGCGACAGCCGGGGCATTGGGGAGCCGGAACTCGACTGCGGCCTGGCCGCGCACAACATGATTCTCACGGCGCACTCCCTGGGGCTCGGTACCTGCTATGTGGGCTTCACCAAGACACTCGACATGCTCCCAGGGTGGCGCAAGCGCCTGGGCATTGAATGGCCCTACAAGATCGTCACGTCCATTGCCCTGGGCTACCCAAAAACACGCACCGACAAGGCAGTATCCCGCGAGCTTCCGCCGGTCACCTGGTTTCCGGCCGATCGCTCCGGGCCGATAAAGAAAAGGTAA
- a CDS encoding alpha/beta fold hydrolase, which translates to MSVYKDYDFTSHSIEVEGHLMHYVDEGSGETLLFLHGNPTWSYLYRHMIGALKDRYRCIAPDHLGFGFSDKPANADYSMRAHVMRLGTFVEKLGLKDITLVVQDWGGIIGLSWAVRHKSLIKRLVILNTTGFLPDIPGGFAEMRPLPTGLLILWALKIPVFGEVFVQGFNGFARFLVPYGIVHKERLNKEAMRGYLDPYSTWGSRRAHLKSVRQVPLLPTHPTAKLLRETGAELGGWEVPTQLIWGMKDPVFVPWFLEEFERRLPNHAPSLKIPDASHFLQDDRPDLIIDKIEEFLATYPTPDAVSVEPTLEATA; encoded by the coding sequence ATGAGCGTTTACAAAGATTACGATTTCACGTCTCATTCGATCGAGGTTGAAGGACACCTCATGCACTACGTGGACGAGGGAAGCGGCGAGACCCTTCTGTTTCTCCACGGAAATCCCACCTGGTCCTACCTCTATCGCCACATGATCGGCGCCCTCAAGGATCGCTACCGTTGCATTGCACCTGATCATCTGGGATTCGGCTTCTCCGACAAGCCGGCCAACGCCGACTACTCCATGCGTGCGCATGTCATGCGACTGGGCACATTCGTGGAGAAGCTCGGCCTGAAGGACATCACACTGGTCGTCCAAGACTGGGGTGGCATCATCGGCCTTTCCTGGGCCGTTCGGCATAAATCCCTAATCAAGCGACTGGTCATTCTGAATACCACCGGATTTCTTCCCGACATTCCCGGAGGATTCGCGGAGATGCGCCCGCTTCCCACGGGCCTGCTCATTCTTTGGGCGCTGAAAATCCCAGTCTTCGGTGAGGTGTTTGTGCAGGGCTTCAACGGCTTTGCCCGATTCCTTGTTCCCTACGGCATCGTCCACAAGGAACGGCTGAACAAGGAGGCCATGCGCGGCTACCTCGATCCCTACTCAACCTGGGGCTCAAGGCGCGCTCATCTTAAGAGCGTTCGCCAGGTGCCCCTGCTCCCCACCCATCCGACGGCAAAGCTTCTTCGGGAAACGGGTGCAGAGCTTGGAGGCTGGGAGGTTCCCACGCAGCTTATCTGGGGCATGAAAGACCCGGTCTTTGTCCCCTGGTTTCTTGAGGAATTCGAGAGACGCCTGCCCAATCATGCGCCCAGCTTGAAGATTCCCGATGCCAGTCACTTCTTGCAAGACGACCGCCCGGATCTGATCATCGACAAGATCGAAGAGTTTCTTGCCACCTATCCCACGCCCGACGCTGTGAGCGTCGAACCAACACTTGAGGCAACCGCTTGA